A genomic stretch from Terriglobus sp. RCC_193 includes:
- a CDS encoding DUF4136 domain-containing protein: MSRPTWLFRFAVLFALAGSLNVAKAQDVRTDYDHEANFQQYHTFSVYRVHASDGIIEKRLRSNIAASLTERGFHEVPQGGDLAVTAIGGVRNRQEYTTFYNGFGPGWGYGGWGGWYGWGRWGGGPASTTVYNIPVGTLAIDVYDARTHQLIFRGTATDDLSKNPDKNAKKGEKAVDKIFDKMPGIHKVG; this comes from the coding sequence ATGAGCAGACCCACATGGTTGTTTCGTTTCGCGGTCCTATTCGCGCTGGCTGGTTCATTGAATGTTGCGAAAGCCCAGGATGTTCGTACGGATTACGACCACGAAGCGAATTTCCAGCAATATCACACTTTTTCTGTCTACCGTGTTCACGCGTCGGACGGCATTATTGAGAAGCGCCTGAGGAGCAACATTGCTGCATCGCTGACGGAACGCGGATTCCATGAAGTGCCGCAGGGCGGTGATCTTGCCGTGACCGCCATCGGCGGCGTTCGCAATCGTCAGGAATACACCACGTTCTACAACGGCTTTGGACCCGGTTGGGGATATGGAGGCTGGGGTGGATGGTACGGATGGGGACGCTGGGGCGGAGGTCCCGCCAGCACAACGGTTTACAACATTCCTGTTGGAACGTTGGCAATCGATGTGTATGACGCGCGGACGCATCAGTTAATCTTCCGGGGAACTGCCACCGATGATCTTTCAAAAAATCCCGACAAGAACGCGAAAAAGGGTGAGAAAGCAGTCGACAAAATCTTTGACAAGATGCCCGGCATACACAAAGTAGGTTAG
- a CDS encoding pyridoxal phosphate-dependent aminotransferase: MSSMHFASRTDFGNDSSPFGDALQRAKQHPEFIDLTISNPTRCGFDYSAIPLHALAEETSLRYDAAPFGMQAARTAIAGLYDGMDAEQIFFTASTSEAYGYLFKLLCEPGDAVLVPSPSYPLFDLLSRLHDVELIKYPLVYHDGWQIDPASLEAAVTERTRAIVAIHPNNPTGHYCSETDRTVLYDVAQRHGLPLIVDEVFLEYSVEKSGHSFAKIDAPVLTFVMGGLSKLLALPQMKLAWTVVCGPAEDVANALERLEVVTDTFLSVATPVQAALPAWLSVRERIQQQILQRIHANLVVLDTCIHGTVVNRLKVEGGWCAVLRVPAVTDDEALAIRLLEEVSVAVHPGSFYGFPSKGWLVVSLLGNPKQFVTGLQRMLPLL, from the coding sequence ATGAGCTCTATGCACTTTGCCTCGCGTACAGACTTTGGCAATGACTCTTCGCCCTTCGGGGACGCGCTGCAGCGTGCAAAGCAGCATCCGGAATTCATCGACCTTACGATATCGAACCCAACCCGGTGTGGCTTCGATTATTCTGCCATTCCACTGCACGCCCTGGCCGAGGAGACATCGCTTCGTTACGACGCGGCCCCTTTCGGTATGCAGGCGGCACGCACCGCCATTGCGGGCCTGTATGACGGCATGGACGCGGAACAGATATTTTTCACGGCGAGTACGAGCGAGGCGTACGGTTATCTCTTCAAGCTCCTCTGTGAACCCGGGGACGCGGTGCTTGTACCGTCACCGAGTTATCCATTGTTTGATCTGCTGTCGCGCCTGCACGATGTGGAACTTATCAAGTATCCGCTGGTCTATCACGACGGCTGGCAGATTGATCCTGCCTCGCTGGAAGCTGCTGTAACAGAACGCACACGCGCCATCGTTGCCATTCATCCGAACAATCCCACAGGACATTACTGCAGTGAGACAGATCGCACCGTGCTGTATGACGTTGCGCAGCGACACGGTCTTCCGCTGATTGTGGATGAAGTCTTTCTGGAGTACAGCGTAGAAAAATCAGGACACAGCTTCGCAAAGATAGACGCACCTGTGTTGACCTTTGTCATGGGCGGATTGAGTAAGCTGCTCGCGTTGCCGCAGATGAAGCTTGCATGGACAGTCGTCTGCGGTCCCGCGGAAGACGTTGCCAATGCGTTGGAGAGGCTTGAGGTGGTCACCGATACCTTTCTTTCCGTGGCAACGCCGGTACAGGCAGCGCTTCCTGCATGGCTATCCGTGCGAGAGCGGATTCAGCAGCAGATACTGCAACGCATTCACGCGAATCTGGTCGTGTTAGATACCTGCATACATGGAACTGTGGTCAACCGACTCAAAGTAGAAGGTGGATGGTGCGCAGTGTTGCGCGTGCCTGCCGTCACCGACGATGAGGCGCTGGCGATCCGGTTGCTGGAAGAGGTGTCCGTGGCCGTACATCCGGGCTCGTTTTATGGCTTTCCATCGAAAGGCTGGCTCGTCGTCAGCCTTCTCGGGAATCCGAAGCAGTTTGTGACCGGGCTGCAACGGATGCTGCCTCTGCTGTAA
- a CDS encoding acetyl-CoA carboxylase carboxyltransferase subunit alpha translates to MAETEAKPVAAPVPEAWRKTEVARDPQRLHPMNFIDAIFTDQSEIHGDRSFGDDAAMFAGMARFNDDEVLVLCNRKGRTTKERMQYRFGSPEPEGYRKALRAMKIAEKFNKPVFSFLDLAGAYPGLGAEERGQGEAIARNLIEMSRLRVPTITVITGEGGSGGALALAVADRVLMLENAMYSVISPEACAAIMWKDASKRQDAAAALKYTSETVSRLGCVDGVIAEPAGGAQANQDEAIALVRAALEKNYAELRSQSLGELLAARYNKFRNIAAFYATA, encoded by the coding sequence ATGGCAGAGACAGAAGCAAAGCCCGTTGCCGCTCCAGTGCCGGAGGCGTGGCGTAAGACTGAGGTAGCACGGGACCCGCAGCGCCTCCATCCCATGAATTTCATTGACGCGATCTTTACCGACCAGAGCGAAATTCACGGCGATCGCAGCTTTGGCGATGATGCAGCTATGTTTGCCGGTATGGCTCGCTTCAACGATGACGAGGTCCTGGTTCTCTGCAATCGCAAGGGCCGCACCACGAAAGAGCGCATGCAGTACCGCTTCGGTTCTCCGGAACCGGAAGGCTATCGCAAGGCCCTGCGCGCCATGAAGATTGCGGAGAAGTTCAATAAGCCGGTATTCAGCTTTCTGGACCTTGCTGGTGCCTATCCCGGTCTTGGAGCAGAGGAGCGCGGACAGGGCGAGGCGATTGCCCGTAACCTGATTGAGATGTCGCGGCTGCGGGTGCCGACCATCACCGTCATCACCGGCGAAGGTGGCTCTGGTGGAGCGCTCGCTTTGGCCGTGGCGGACCGCGTATTGATGCTGGAAAATGCCATGTACTCTGTCATCTCGCCAGAGGCCTGCGCAGCCATCATGTGGAAGGACGCCTCAAAGCGCCAGGATGCTGCGGCAGCCTTGAAGTACACCTCAGAAACAGTTTCACGGCTTGGCTGCGTGGATGGCGTCATCGCTGAACCCGCAGGTGGCGCTCAGGCTAACCAGGACGAGGCGATTGCACTGGTTCGTGCAGCGCTGGAAAAGAATTACGCTGAACTGCGGTCTCAATCGCTGGGTGAACTCCTCGCAGCGCGCTACAACAAGTTTCGTAACATTGCTGCGTTTTACGCGACGGCCTGA
- the dnaE gene encoding DNA polymerase III subunit alpha, whose amino-acid sequence MADREFTHLHLHTDYSLLDGACDVDKLAAHLSKLGQKAAAMTDHGNIYGAVHFADAMQKKGIKPIIGCELYLSQTADHREMSGGYNHFLLIAENDEGYRNLVRLTSEAAVHGFYRKPRVSKEFLSKHTEGLIAFSGCLAGEVNQHLMAGKYDEAKKSAGMFQDMFGKNNFFLEIQDHNLEPDKGVCEALYRMEKDLDIPLIATNDAHYVGSDDSRAHEILLCVQTAGSMNDPNRFKFDTQEFYIKSAEEMYRTFQGHEEVCERTNQFVDRCNVKLTKVKNPFPRFPVPDGMSLDDYFESVCREGLKKRLDTAVAHLRSRGLLRYEIADYEARLQREIDCIKSMKFPGYFMIVWDFIRYAKEQSIPVGPGRGSAAGSLVAYVMEITDVDPLQNELLFERFLNPERISMPDIDIDFCMNRRGEVIEYVKRKYGADQVAQIITFNTMAAKAAIKDVGRALEMPYGEVDRIAKMIPATIGITIDQALKDSPPLAQAYESNPQVREIIDNALRLEGLVRGAGVHAAGVVIAPQPLTELVPVTLTKTDDLVTAYDMKAVEKMGLLKMDFLGLTTLTVIDDCLKLIKSNRGDIVEMDKIPLDDAETYEKVFHKALTSGVFQFESGGMRDVLRRYKPTTVEDLTALNALYRPGPIQGGMIDDFIERKWGRRPVEYLLDGLEPLLKETLGVIVYQEQVMQISSVIAGYSLGGADLLRRAMGKKDPAAMAEQREIFMKGAAERKHPKEKAGALFDLILQFAGYGFNKSHSSAYALLAYHTAYLKTHYPVEFMAALLTSETSKPENVVKYIQECREMGITVLPPDVQISDANFTPNQDAIRFGLAAIKNVGGNAIETIVSSRNKLKEEGETGFSSLWDFCEQVELRLLNKRVLESLIKAGAMDTFGPRARVFAAVDKAMERAQKSQRDAASGQSGLFGLFDASPFADATAAPEDDLPKAPDWDEHERLQNEKEVLGFFVSGHPMDKYREKLRNLKGVLDTATACEMKPEPVVFQRGQREPQNEIQIAGVISGLKAAKSKRSGEMYASAILEDTVGKIDLIAFPKDYEKLQEKLKIDVPVLVRGSLRGEEDSAPKLSVTGITALEDVQIKLPEALRILVPLHHPDVALLEKLATLFQERPGPGKLLLDLEEPGEFRAVLEPQGFSVCADRLFIDQVEDLIGAGAVKVIN is encoded by the coding sequence ATGGCGGATCGCGAATTTACCCATCTCCACCTTCACACCGATTACAGCCTGCTAGACGGCGCATGCGATGTCGATAAGCTTGCCGCGCACCTGAGCAAGCTGGGCCAGAAGGCCGCCGCGATGACCGATCACGGCAACATCTATGGCGCTGTGCACTTTGCCGATGCCATGCAAAAGAAGGGCATTAAGCCCATCATCGGATGTGAGTTGTACCTGTCGCAGACCGCGGACCATCGCGAGATGAGCGGCGGCTACAACCATTTTCTGTTGATAGCAGAAAATGATGAGGGATACCGCAACCTTGTCCGCCTGACGAGCGAAGCCGCTGTGCATGGCTTCTATCGCAAGCCGCGTGTGTCGAAAGAGTTTCTGTCGAAGCACACAGAAGGTCTCATTGCTTTCAGCGGATGCCTTGCCGGTGAAGTCAATCAGCACCTCATGGCAGGGAAGTACGACGAGGCCAAGAAGTCCGCGGGAATGTTCCAGGACATGTTCGGCAAGAACAACTTCTTCCTTGAAATTCAGGACCACAACCTGGAGCCGGACAAGGGCGTTTGTGAAGCGCTGTATCGCATGGAGAAGGATCTTGATATCCCTCTGATCGCGACGAACGACGCGCACTATGTTGGCAGCGATGACAGCCGTGCGCACGAGATTTTGCTCTGTGTACAGACGGCGGGTTCGATGAACGATCCGAACCGCTTTAAGTTCGATACGCAGGAGTTTTACATCAAGTCTGCGGAGGAGATGTACCGCACCTTCCAGGGCCACGAAGAAGTCTGCGAACGCACCAACCAGTTTGTCGACCGCTGCAATGTGAAGCTGACGAAGGTGAAGAATCCATTCCCGCGCTTTCCTGTGCCGGATGGTATGTCGCTGGACGATTACTTTGAGAGCGTGTGTCGCGAAGGCCTGAAGAAGCGTCTTGATACAGCCGTTGCGCATCTGCGTTCGCGCGGTCTTCTGAGATATGAAATTGCAGACTACGAAGCACGTCTGCAGCGCGAAATCGATTGCATTAAAAGCATGAAGTTCCCCGGCTACTTCATGATCGTGTGGGACTTCATTCGATATGCGAAGGAACAGAGTATCCCTGTAGGACCGGGTCGTGGTTCGGCTGCGGGATCGCTCGTCGCATATGTGATGGAGATTACGGACGTTGATCCGTTGCAGAACGAATTGCTGTTTGAGCGCTTCCTGAACCCCGAACGTATCAGCATGCCGGATATCGATATCGACTTCTGCATGAATCGTCGTGGCGAAGTCATCGAGTATGTGAAGCGCAAGTACGGCGCGGACCAGGTGGCACAGATCATCACGTTCAACACGATGGCTGCAAAGGCTGCCATTAAGGACGTTGGCCGTGCACTGGAAATGCCTTACGGCGAAGTGGATCGCATCGCCAAGATGATTCCCGCGACTATCGGTATCACCATCGATCAGGCGCTGAAAGATTCACCGCCGCTGGCGCAGGCCTACGAAAGCAATCCGCAGGTTCGAGAGATCATCGACAATGCCTTGCGGCTTGAGGGGTTGGTGCGCGGCGCTGGTGTTCATGCCGCCGGTGTTGTGATTGCACCGCAGCCTCTGACGGAATTGGTTCCCGTCACGCTGACGAAGACTGACGATCTGGTCACCGCGTATGACATGAAGGCCGTCGAAAAAATGGGACTGCTCAAGATGGACTTTCTTGGGCTTACCACTCTGACTGTGATCGACGACTGCCTGAAGTTAATTAAGAGCAATCGCGGCGACATCGTGGAGATGGATAAGATTCCGCTGGACGATGCGGAGACTTACGAGAAGGTCTTCCATAAGGCGCTGACCAGTGGTGTGTTCCAGTTTGAATCGGGCGGTATGCGTGACGTTCTGCGCCGCTATAAGCCCACGACCGTAGAAGACCTGACCGCTCTTAATGCGTTGTATCGCCCTGGTCCAATTCAGGGCGGCATGATCGATGACTTCATCGAACGCAAGTGGGGAAGACGTCCGGTGGAGTATCTGCTGGACGGTCTGGAACCGCTGCTGAAGGAGACGCTGGGCGTCATCGTCTATCAGGAGCAGGTGATGCAGATTTCATCTGTCATCGCTGGCTACTCGCTCGGTGGCGCTGATCTTCTGCGTCGAGCGATGGGTAAAAAAGATCCCGCAGCGATGGCCGAGCAGCGCGAAATCTTCATGAAGGGCGCAGCCGAACGCAAGCATCCCAAGGAAAAGGCAGGCGCGCTGTTCGATCTTATTCTGCAGTTTGCGGGATATGGCTTCAATAAATCGCACTCATCGGCGTATGCATTGCTCGCGTATCACACGGCATATCTGAAGACGCATTACCCGGTGGAGTTCATGGCAGCACTGCTGACCAGTGAAACTTCCAAGCCGGAAAACGTAGTGAAGTACATTCAGGAATGCCGTGAAATGGGCATTACCGTGCTGCCGCCAGACGTGCAGATTTCCGATGCGAACTTCACCCCCAATCAAGATGCCATCCGTTTCGGTCTGGCAGCCATTAAGAACGTTGGTGGCAATGCTATTGAAACTATCGTTAGTTCACGAAACAAACTGAAGGAGGAAGGGGAGACAGGCTTTAGTTCGCTATGGGACTTCTGCGAGCAGGTAGAGCTTCGCCTTCTGAACAAACGCGTGCTGGAATCGCTGATCAAAGCAGGCGCTATGGATACCTTTGGTCCGCGTGCCCGTGTGTTTGCTGCAGTTGACAAGGCGATGGAACGAGCGCAGAAGTCGCAGCGTGATGCAGCCAGTGGTCAAAGCGGTCTCTTTGGCTTGTTTGACGCGTCGCCTTTTGCCGACGCCACGGCAGCGCCGGAAGACGATCTGCCGAAGGCGCCGGACTGGGATGAGCATGAGCGGCTGCAGAATGAAAAAGAAGTCCTCGGCTTCTTTGTCAGCGGCCATCCCATGGATAAATACCGCGAAAAGCTGCGTAATCTCAAAGGCGTTCTCGACACAGCCACTGCCTGTGAAATGAAGCCGGAGCCCGTTGTCTTTCAACGGGGCCAGCGCGAACCGCAGAATGAAATTCAGATCGCAGGCGTCATCTCTGGTCTGAAAGCTGCAAAGAGCAAACGCAGCGGCGAGATGTATGCCTCTGCCATTCTGGAAGATACTGTTGGCAAGATCGACCTGATTGCGTTTCCGAAGGATTACGAAAAGCTGCAGGAAAAGCTCAAGATCGATGTGCCGGTGCTGGTGCGTGGTTCGCTGCGCGGTGAAGAAGACTCCGCTCCAAAGCTTTCCGTTACGGGGATTACAGCGCTGGAAGATGTACAGATCAAGTTGCCGGAAGCTCTGCGTATCCTGGTGCCGTTGCATCACCCTGACGTGGCGCTACTGGAGAAATTGGCAACACTGTTTCAGGAACGTCCTGGCCCCGGCAAGCTGCTGCTTGATTTGGAAGAACCCGGTGAGTTCCGTGCCGTGCTGGAGCCGCAGGGATTCAGCGTTTGCGCAGACAGGCTTTTCATTGATCAGGTGGAGGATTTGATCGGTGCTGGAGCTGTAAAGGTAATTAACTAA
- a CDS encoding HAD family hydrolase, whose product MSQIHAVLFDFGKVLSLAPDPRVWEQIRALSQLSEEELQDGYWKYRDDYDAGILTGNAYWHLVAGTAISDDVLHDLKAADVALWTQMNQPMLQWVAALHRYGFRTGILSNMPDAMAEGIVAQFDWIANFHHTVWSYALKLRKPQSEIYAAAADGLKTAPEHILFIDDKLENTAAAEAFGMHAILYDNHDDFVAEMHSRGFGHLLEPSSIVPV is encoded by the coding sequence ATGTCCCAGATTCATGCCGTCCTCTTCGACTTTGGTAAAGTTCTGAGTCTTGCCCCTGATCCACGCGTATGGGAGCAGATCCGCGCTCTTTCGCAACTGTCCGAAGAGGAACTGCAGGACGGCTATTGGAAGTACCGCGATGACTATGACGCAGGCATCCTGACGGGCAATGCGTATTGGCATCTCGTTGCGGGCACAGCTATTTCCGATGACGTATTGCACGACCTGAAAGCTGCGGACGTTGCGCTTTGGACGCAGATGAACCAACCCATGCTGCAATGGGTGGCTGCTCTGCACCGGTATGGCTTCCGCACGGGAATTCTCTCGAACATGCCGGACGCCATGGCAGAGGGTATTGTTGCGCAGTTTGACTGGATTGCAAATTTTCATCACACGGTATGGTCGTATGCGCTGAAGCTGCGGAAGCCGCAGTCGGAGATTTATGCTGCCGCCGCAGACGGCCTGAAGACTGCCCCGGAACACATCCTTTTCATCGACGACAAGCTGGAAAATACGGCTGCTGCAGAGGCGTTTGGGATGCACGCCATCCTCTACGACAACCACGATGACTTTGTTGCGGAGATGCATTCCCGTGGTTTCGGACACCTGCTCGAACCGTCCAGCATCGTTCCTGTATAG
- a CDS encoding DoxX family membrane protein, with amino-acid sequence MFRDNKTVAYVIMRLALGVNVFGHGFFRILSGVGNFANGMVQGMDKGPLPHVLTLSFGYCIPWIEFTLGLLLILGLFTRFALISGALLMIVLTFGTTSVQNWNGAGTQLMYSFIFFAMLWLLEANALSVDGFLARRK; translated from the coding sequence ATGTTTCGTGATAACAAGACCGTTGCGTACGTGATCATGCGGCTGGCGCTGGGTGTGAATGTCTTCGGACATGGATTCTTCCGCATCCTGAGCGGCGTTGGAAACTTCGCGAATGGGATGGTGCAGGGAATGGACAAAGGCCCATTGCCGCATGTGCTCACACTGAGCTTTGGCTATTGCATTCCGTGGATCGAATTCACGCTCGGTTTACTGCTGATCCTGGGGTTGTTCACCCGGTTTGCGCTGATCTCAGGTGCATTGCTAATGATCGTGCTGACGTTTGGCACAACCTCAGTGCAGAACTGGAACGGTGCAGGCACGCAACTGATGTACAGCTTCATCTTCTTTGCCATGTTGTGGCTGCTGGAGGCAAATGCCCTATCCGTAGATGGATTCCTGGCGCGCCGTAAGTGA